The Salvia miltiorrhiza cultivar Shanhuang (shh) chromosome 1, IMPLAD_Smil_shh, whole genome shotgun sequence genome has a window encoding:
- the LOC131017128 gene encoding calmodulin yields MADQLTDEQISEFKEAFSLFDKDGDGCITTKELGTVMRSLGQNPTEAELQDMINEVDADGNGTIDFPEFLNLMARKMKDTDSEEELKEAFRVFDKDQNGFISAAELRHVMTNLGEKLTDEEVDEMIREADVDGDGQINYEEFVKVMMAK; encoded by the exons ATGGCGGATCAGCTAACCGATGAGCAGATCTCCGAATTCAAGGAAGCCTTCTCGCTATTCGACAAGGATGGCGATG GCTGCATCACTACCAAGGAGCTTGGTACCGTGATGCGTTCTTTGGGGCAGAACCCCACAGAGGCCGAACTTCAGGATATGATCAATGAAGTTGATGCTGATGGCAATGGGACAATCGATTTCCCAGAGTTCCTCAACTTGATGGCCAGAAAGATGAAGGATACTGATTCAGAGGAAGAACTCAAGGAAGCTTTCCGTGTTTTCGACAAGGACCAAAATGGATTCATTTCTGCAGCTGAGCTTCGACATGTCATGACAAACCTTGGGGAGAAGCTTACTGATGAGGAGGTTGATGAGATGATCCGTGAGGCTGATGTGGATGGTGATGGGCAGATCAACTACGAGGAGTTCGTCAAGGTCATGATGGCCAAGTGA